Proteins encoded together in one Dermacentor variabilis isolate Ectoservices chromosome 2, ASM5094787v1, whole genome shotgun sequence window:
- the LOC142570885 gene encoding gonadotropin-releasing hormone II receptor-like encodes MPDSIPQAPSHAAIAEVLANTTSSLSFHQTSQNGREDASPESVLGPQYHSQVRITVIIIMIAFSVTGNSVVCWRLLRNHRRRRYQKAHVLFLNLALADLLVTTVTMASQTVWEVMGRVWIAGDAFCRVFKVLQTFALASSTYMIVSIALDRHFAIVHPLARCPAPWRLAAAAWIASLIPSLPNLYVFRVVEATTGVRYCASLFYARKTVSTLPRQLYMTFVFLAVFVLPLVLLVGLYGRILMEIWHQSLAFRKRHQTASSLPKAKVKTVKLTAAVFAAFLVTNVPYMVQEMVLAFGGADVSLDRNLVALFGVISASNSAINPYIFLCFQKSNAKRKRFAMAFRRDVVAESELGNGRSSFGGTKHYVTSVRNHSTVFTVSTKETNGKISPELRTDFSAL; translated from the exons ATGCCCGACAGCATCCCACAGGCCCCCAGCCATGCCGCCATAGCGGAGGTCCTCGCCAACACCACGTCCAGCCTCTCCTTTCACCAGACCAGCCAAAATGGACGTGAAGATGCCAGCCCGGAGTCAGTCCTCGGGCCGCAGTACCATAGCCAAGTCCgcatcaccgtcatcatcatcatgatcgcaTTCTCGGTCACGGGTAACAGTGTCGTCTGCTGGCGCCTATTGCGCAACCACCGTCGGCGTCGCTACCAGAAGGCCCACGTCCTCTTCCTTAACCTCGCCCTGGCAGACCTTCTGGTCACCACAGTGACGATGGCTTCGCAGACGGTCTGGGAGGTCATGGGTCGCGTCTGGATCGCCGGCGACGCTTTCTGCCGTGTCTTCAAGGTCCTGCAGACGTTCGCACTCGCCTCCTCTACATACATGATTGTGAGCATAGCGCTGGACAGGCACTTCGCGATCGTGCACCCTCTCGCTAGGTGCCCTGCGCCGTGGCGCCTGGCGGCAGCCGCTTGGATCGCGTCGCTGATCCCATCACTGCCCAACTTGTACGTGTTCCGTGTGGTGGAGGCCACCACGGGCGTTCGATACTGTGCCTCACTGTTCTATGCGCGCAAGACTGTTTCGACACTACCTCGACAACTGTACATGACATTCGTGTTCCTGGCCGTGTTTGTGCTCCCTCTAGTGCTCCTGGTTGGCCTATATGGTCGCATCCTCATGGAGATCTGGCACCAGAGCTTGGCCTTCAGGAAGCGACACCAGACGGCTTCGTCCTTGCCAAAGGCAAAG GTGAAGACCGTCAAGTTGACGGCGGCAGTCTTCGCGGCGTTTCTGGTGACTAACGTTCCCTACATGGTCCAGGAGATGGTGTTGGCCTTCGGAGGTGCGGACGTCTCTCTGGACCGAAACCTGGTGGCTCTCTTCGGAGTTATCTCTGCCTCGAACAGCGCCATCAACCCATACATCTTCCTGTGCTTCCAGAAGAGCAACGCAAAACGGAAACGTTTCGCGATGGCCTTCCGTAGAGACGTCGTCGCTGAGAGCGAACTCGGGAACGGTCGCTCTAGCTTCGGCGGCACCAAGCACTACGTGACATCGGTCAGGAATCACTCGACCGTGTTTACCGTGTCCACAAAGGAGACGAACGGAAAGATATCTCCAGAGTTGCGCACGGACTTCAGCGCTTTATGA